From a region of the Castanea sativa cultivar Marrone di Chiusa Pesio chromosome 10, ASM4071231v1 genome:
- the LOC142614294 gene encoding putative trehalose-phosphate phosphatase F translates to MDLKTNQASPVLTDPAPIKKSRLGIPSSLLSYSQHSSKFIMIPRKKPGMFDDVRSNGWLDAMKSSSPPRKKLIKDFNVEVASDDTDIAYFSWMLKYPSALNFFEKITNYAKNKKIAMFLDYDGTLSPIVDDPDRALMSDDMRSAVRNVAKYFPTAIISGRSRDKVYDLVGLTELYYAGSHGMDIMGPLSHTVSDDPICVESNDQQGKEVNLFQPAREFLPLIDEVFRTLVENTKEIKGAKVENHKFCVSVHYRNVDEKNWPVIAQCVHDILKGYPRLRLTHGRKVLEVRPVIDWNKGKAVEFLLESLGLSDKNDVLPIYIGDDRTDEDAFKVLREDNRGYGIFVSPVPKETSAFYSLRNPEEVMKFLNTLVKWKKQEEAKCAIDSKRSM, encoded by the exons ATGGACTTGAAAACAAATCAAGCTTCTCCTGTTTTAACTGATCCTGCACCCATAAAGAAGTCAAGACTAGGCATCCCTTCTAGTTTGCTGTCTTACTCACAGCACTCGAGTAAGTTTATAATGATTCCAAGAAAAAAGCCTGGCATGTTTGATGATGTTCGATCTAACGGTTGGCTGGATGCCATGAAATCCTCTTCACCCCCTCGGAAGAAGCTAATTAAGGATTTCAATGTTGAGGTCGCTTCAGATGATACTGATATTGCTTATTTCTCCTGGATG CTGAAGTATCCATCAGCACTcaacttttttgagaaaattactAATTATGCAAAGAACAAGAAGATAGCAATGTTTTTGGATTATGATGGTACTCTTTCTCCAATAGTTGATGACCCTGATCGCGCCCTTATGTCTGATGAT ATGCGTTCTGCTGTGAGAAATGTTGCAAAGTATTTTCCAACAGCGATCATCAGTGGAAGAAGCCGTGATAAG GTTTATGATTTGGTAGGACTTACAGAACTCTATTATGCTGGTAGTCATGGAATGGACATTATGGGCCCTCTCAGTCACACGGTGTCTGATGATCCCATTTGTGTTGAATCTAATGATCAACAG GGTAAGGAGGTGAATCTTTTCCAGCCTGCTAGGGAATTTTTACCTTTGATCGACGAG GTTTTTAGAACCCTCGTTGAGAATACTAAAGAGATCAAAGGTGCAAAAGTTGAGAATCACAAGTTTTGTGTCTCTGTACATTACCGTAATGTAGATGAGAAG AATTGGCCTGTTATTGCACAATGTGTTCATGATATTCTAAAGGGCTACCCTCGTTTGCGATTAACTCATGGGCGGAAG gttttagaagTCCGTCCTGTGATTGATTGGAACAAGGGAAAAGCAGTTGAATTTCTACTTGAATCTCTTG GGCTTAGTGATAAGAATGATGTTCTCCCAATCTATATAGGAGATGATAGAACTGATGAAGATGCATTCAAG GTGTTGCGGGAGGATAATCGAGGTTATGGAATATTTGTATCTCCTGTCCCAAAAGAAACCAGTGCATTCTACTCTCTCAGGAACCCAGAGGAG GTCATGAAATTCCTCAACACCTTGGTGAAATGGAAGAAGCAGGAAGAAGCTAAATGCGCTATAGATTCGAAGAGGAGCATGTAG